One genomic window of Megachile rotundata isolate GNS110a chromosome 12, iyMegRotu1, whole genome shotgun sequence includes the following:
- the LOC100877313 gene encoding uncharacterized protein LOC100877313 isoform X3, which translates to MEVEKNTSKQVDTQLSTSNSAEFNNSIQKDNENIENVENSLSSLKNVMIETEKHEDTTIYAQLDDPEIYVKDVEDNRILTNEEGKECTESEEKEFSENATVSRNNCKTEQLNTMPENSTDGHVSQPPLAFTIDFGNKEVDTTKYQNLFERYNARHKRNLSTSKVEINTKKPGTLGSSNLMQKQKVSSTHSEGYFSSEDDTKRKTDQLSEKLKQLGSKSFLKSSNASKKFEFTVKASNFQNKQDTMTRSFEQSKQNKFSHKNLSLELGNTEKTNTASYWVPQKSATINDLSRIQLNNYDDDTEKMYTKNIDTADDYEHMSDVSEKVSNVNYGQRKNVNIKEHNLSSVSYTMEVNPDDPTETDIDVFNVSNIDGGSDGAVSEAGTYTIHKDYTDEEKARMDIDKVFSVGVLTADEKSEACIHSFKMCVSRDNNTWISEWATQVAEHNSLPSGIDGSTSYTPPLSPSKIPSPIHSRSQRLARSRYEQKDGNLNTESYLRIRERIGLISNQNVMIDSGGESDDDTSNSYNTPPQSSQQTPVHGSLARRGSLSESLFRRINTNEARKSIRKYLNLNKSKTEDAGAELSSPSKDFASLHIGRRSSSLDRRGCTSNVTECNTSKKSGAKYYQDDEIKYPNSPVLSHLRPSTPKLTNSPIVARKTVTKIVNSPVLERTKHLAKSSPQAKNIGYFTCVENSPYMLRKSNSTASYHEGNVGFNNKEMLIKTDSVLQNSPILQRNLSIQRSCSNANIRNIKSQSQSSRRSSFNSSDIDKTSSGGRYLAASDSSSEAGEQQAKSSLVSVSSGIKLNRAFSIRRARLNCESDTTPNTTPEERRRRAQSEIKSTTTTKQQGYHRSRASNVNTHNKESVKKSELPKPRAVSISRTDSTRLSMRVPKSTHHASVVQRPNQKTTKDQKSGRSNSTLTSKEVEFQNWKRRKSYDPMKAAAEGRKKLIDNTKKHHSTEDSSGNHDNSVLRSASFHGTGGALSLTSEWSDNELNIAQNDRHVPPPCSPQLESDSDLETSYYLQTTQNVVSAMSARITVCHSPLIDSDNESDEDTSHSLHKSVPKTLHEHTDTESSDDRQPNVQSTVPNTKYNKTLSLRRARVELQPSKLSTNVNKNRSVVYDTRDKSEPTTGISRTDSGRFSIRSSRTNPGSKVKPKDAKKSTTPNAREVEMQNWKRRKSYDPMKAAMEGRRKAGLAKKNANANLSPRTDSDR; encoded by the exons ATGGAAGTAGAAAAGAATACCTCAAAACAGGTTGACACTCAACTCTCGACAAGTAATTCGGCGGAATTTAATAACAGCATTCAAAAAGATAACGAAAACATTGAAAATGTTGAGAATTCATTATCatctttaaaaaatgtaatgatTGAAACCGAAAAACATGAGGATACTACTATATATGCTCAACTGGATGATCCtgaaatttatgtaaaagaTGTAGAAGATAATCGGATATTAACAAACGAAGAAGGCAAAGAATGTACTGAAAGCGAGGAGAAAGAATTCTCAGAAAATGCAACAGTTTCTAGGAACAATTGTAAGACTGAACAGTTAAACACAATGCCAGAAAATTCTACTGATGGACATGTATCCCAACCTCCATTAGCCTTTACAATTGATTTTGGCAATAAAGAAGTTGATACAACCaagtatcaaaatttatttgagaGATACAATGCTAGacataaaagaaatttatcCACATCCAAG gtagaaataaatacaaaaaaaccTGGTACTTTGGGCTCTTCAAATTTAATGCAAAAACAAAAAGTTTCTAGTACACATTCTGAGGGTTATTTTAGCAGCGAAGATGATACTAAGCGTAAAACAGATCAGTTGTCAGAGAAACTGAAGCAGCTAg gttcaaaatcatttttaaaatcatcTAATGcttcaaaaaaatttgaatttactgTAAaagcatcaaattttcaaaataaacaagatACGATGACCAGATCTTTTGAGCAATcaaagcaaaataaattttctcacAAAAATCTGTCCTTAGAACTTGGTAACACAGAAAAGACGAATACAGCATCTTACTGGGTTCCACAAAAATCAGCTACAATAAATGATTTAAGTCGAATTCAACTAAATAACTATGATGATGATACTGAAAAGATGTATACAAAGAATATTGACACAGCGGATGATTATGAACATATGTCTGATGTCTCAGAAAAAGTTTCCAATGTTAATTACGGACAACGTAAAAACGTTAACATAAAAGAACATAATTTATCCAGTGTAAGCTACACAATGGAAGTAAATCCAGATGATCCAACTGAGACGGATATAGATGTTTTTAATGTTAGTAATATTGATGGAGGATCAGATGGTGCAGTTAGTGAAGCAGGAACATATACAATCCATAAAGATTACACTGATGAAGAAAAAGCAAGAATGGATATTGATAAAGTATTCAGTGTAGGCGTTTTAACTGCAGATGAAAAAAGTGAAGCATGTATTCATAGTTTTAAG atGTGTGTCTCAAGAGATAATAATACATGGATATCAGAATGGGCCACGCAAGTTGCGGAACACAATTCTCTTCCATCTGGAATTGATGGATCAACTAGTTATACTCCACCGCTAAGTCCTTCCAAAATACCATCCCCTATTCATAGTAGATCTCAAAGACTGGCTCGTAGTCGCTAT GAACAGAAAGATGGTAATTTAAATACAGAATCATACCTCAGAATAAGGGAAAGAATTGGTTTAATTTCGAACCAAAATGTAATGATTGATTCTGGGGGAGAATCAGATGATGATACCAGTAACAGTTACAATACACCTCCACAAAGTTCACAACAAACACCAGTGCATGGTTCTTTAGCAAGAAGAGGAAGCTTGTCTGAATCTCTTTTTAGAAGGATTAATACCAATGAAGCTCGAAAAAGTATTCGCAAATACTTAAACTTGAACAAATCAAAGACTGAGGATGCAGGTGCAGAATTAAGTAGTCCGTCCAAAGATTTTGCTTCCCTTCACATAGGAAGACGAAGTAGTTCCTTGGACAG gAGAGGATGTACATCTAATGTAACAGAATGTAATACGTCCAAAAAAAGTGGTGCAAAGTATTACCAAGATGATGaaattaaatatccaaatagTCCTGTTTTAAGTCATTTAAGACCGTCTACACCAAAATTAACTAACAGTCCAATTGTAGCGCGTAAAACAGTTACGAAAATAGTTAATTCGCCAGTATTAGAAAGAACTAAACATTTAGCAAAATCTTCTCCTCAAGCTAAAAATATTGGGTATTTTACTTGTGTTGAAAATAG tCCATACATGTTAAGGAAATCTAATAGTACCGCAAGTTACCATGAAGGAAACGTTGGCTTTAATAATAaggaaatgttaataaaaactgACAGTGTTCTTCAAAATAGTCCAATTCTTCAACGTAACTTAAGTATCCAAAGATCATGTAGTAATGCAAATAttagaaacataaaatcacaaagccAATCATCTCGTCGTAGTAGTTTCAATAGTAGCGATATTGATAAAACATCTTCAGGAGGAAGATATCTCGCTGCTTCTGATAGCAGTAGCGAGGCCGGTGAACAACAAGCAAAGTCTTCGTTAGTTTCAGTATCTTCTGGAATTAAATTAAACCGAGCTTTTAGTATCAGAAGAGCTag ATTAAACTGTGAATCTGATACTACACCAAATACTACACCGGAAGAAAGGCGTAGAAGAGcacaaagtgaaataaaatCAACAACTACAACAAAACAACAAGGCTATCATAGAAGCCGTGCAAGTAATGTGAATACACATAATAAAGAGTCTGTCAAAAAATCAGAACTTCCAAAACCTAGAGCTGTATCAATATCAAGAACTGATAGTACTAGACTGAGTATGAGAGTGCCAAAATCAACTCAT CATGCTTCCGTTGTACAACGTCCTAATCAAAAAACAACTAAAGATCAGAAATCTGGTAGAAGTAATTCAACattaacttcaaaagaagtggaatttcaaaattggaaaaGAAGAAAGAGTTACGATCCAATGAAAGCAGCTGCCGAAGgtagaaaaaaattaatagatAATACAAAAAAGCATCACAGTACAGAAGATAGTTCAGGAAA TCATGATAATTCCGTATTACGATCGGCAAGTTTTCATGGAACTGGCGGTGCTCTTTCATTAACCAGTGAATGGTCTGACAACGAATTAAATATTGCTCAAAATGACCGTCACGTACCGCCACCATGCAGTCCACAGTTG GAAAGCGATAGTGATTTAGAAACATCATATTACCTACAAACAACGCAAAATGTAGTATCAGCCATGTCAGCTCGTATAACTGTCTGTCATTCGCCTTTAATAGATTCAGATAATGAAAGCGATGAGGATACTAGTCATAGCCTACATAAAAGTGTACCAAAAACATTACATGAGCATACTGATACAGAAAGTAGTGACGATCGTCAGCCTAATGTACAGAGTACTGTTCCAAATACTAAATACAATAAAACACTTAG TTTGCGCAGAGCGCGGGTAGaattacaaccttcgaaattgtccacaaatgtaaataaaaatagatcAGTCGTGTACGATACCCGAGATAAATCTGAACCTACAACAGGTATTAGTAGAACTGATTCTGGGCGTTTTAGTATACGGTCAAGTAGAACCAATCCA GGATCTAAAGTAAAACCAAAAGATGCAAAAAAGTCTACAACGCCTAATGCAAGGGAGGTCGAAATGCAAAATTGGAAACGTCGTAAAAGTTATGATCCTATGAAAGCAGCAATGGAAGGGAGAAGAAAAGCAGGCTTAGCAAAAAAAAATGCGAATGCTAATCTTTCCCCAAG GACCGATAGCGATCGATAA
- the LOC100877313 gene encoding uncharacterized protein LOC100877313 isoform X2, with translation MEVEKNTSKQVDTQLSTSNSAEFNNSIQKDNENIENVENSLSSLKNVMIETEKHEDTTIYAQLDDPEIYVKDVEDNRILTNEEGKECTESEEKEFSENATVSRNNCKTEQLNTMPENSTDGHVSQPPLAFTIDFGNKEVDTTKYQNLFERYNARHKRNLSTSKVEINTKKPGTLGSSNLMQKQKVSSTHSEGYFSSEDDTKRKTDQLSEKLKQLGSKSFLKSSNASKKFEFTVKASNFQNKQDTMTRSFEQSKQNKFSHKNLSLELGNTEKTNTASYWVPQKSATINDLSRIQLNNYDDDTEKMYTKNIDTADDYEHMSDVSEKVSNVNYGQRKNVNIKEHNLSSVSYTMEVNPDDPTETDIDVFNVSNIDGGSDGAVSEAGTYTIHKDYTDEEKARMDIDKVFSVGVLTADEKSEACIHSFKMCVSRDNNTWISEWATQVAEHNSLPSGIDGSTSYTPPLSPSKIPSPIHSRSQRLARSRYKDGNLNTESYLRIRERIGLISNQNVMIDSGGESDDDTSNSYNTPPQSSQQTPVHGSLARRGSLSESLFRRINTNEARKSIRKYLNLNKSKTEDAGAELSSPSKDFASLHIGRRSSSLDRRGCTSNVTECNTSKKSGAKYYQDDEIKYPNSPVLSHLRPSTPKLTNSPIVARKTVTKIVNSPVLERTKHLAKSSPQAKNIGYFTCVENSPYMLRKSNSTASYHEGNVGFNNKEMLIKTDSVLQNSPILQRNLSIQRSCSNANIRNIKSQSQSSRRSSFNSSDIDKTSSGGRYLAASDSSSEAGEQQAKSSLVSVSSGIKLNRAFSIRRARLNCESDTTPNTTPEERRRRAQSEIKSTTTTKQQGYHRSRASNVNTHNKESVKKSELPKPRAVSISRTDSTRLSMRVPKSTHHASVVQRPNQKTTKDQKSGRSNSTLTSKEVEFQNWKRRKSYDPMKAAAEGRKKLIDNTKKHHSTEDSSGNHDNSVLRSASFHGTGGALSLTSEWSDNELNIAQNDRHVPPPCSPQLESDSDLETSYYLQTTQNVVSAMSARITVCHSPLIDSDNESDEDTSHSLHKSVPKTLHEHTDTESSDDRQPNVQSTVPNTKYNKTLSLRRARVELQPSKLSTNVNKNRSVVYDTRDKSEPTTGISRTDSGRFSIRSSRTNPGSKVKPKDAKKSTTPNAREVEMQNWKRRKSYDPMKAAMEGRRKAGLAKKNANANLSPSNVARSRSFHGSSGFRVSDWSEEELAISADETTVC, from the exons ATGGAAGTAGAAAAGAATACCTCAAAACAGGTTGACACTCAACTCTCGACAAGTAATTCGGCGGAATTTAATAACAGCATTCAAAAAGATAACGAAAACATTGAAAATGTTGAGAATTCATTATCatctttaaaaaatgtaatgatTGAAACCGAAAAACATGAGGATACTACTATATATGCTCAACTGGATGATCCtgaaatttatgtaaaagaTGTAGAAGATAATCGGATATTAACAAACGAAGAAGGCAAAGAATGTACTGAAAGCGAGGAGAAAGAATTCTCAGAAAATGCAACAGTTTCTAGGAACAATTGTAAGACTGAACAGTTAAACACAATGCCAGAAAATTCTACTGATGGACATGTATCCCAACCTCCATTAGCCTTTACAATTGATTTTGGCAATAAAGAAGTTGATACAACCaagtatcaaaatttatttgagaGATACAATGCTAGacataaaagaaatttatcCACATCCAAG gtagaaataaatacaaaaaaaccTGGTACTTTGGGCTCTTCAAATTTAATGCAAAAACAAAAAGTTTCTAGTACACATTCTGAGGGTTATTTTAGCAGCGAAGATGATACTAAGCGTAAAACAGATCAGTTGTCAGAGAAACTGAAGCAGCTAg gttcaaaatcatttttaaaatcatcTAATGcttcaaaaaaatttgaatttactgTAAaagcatcaaattttcaaaataaacaagatACGATGACCAGATCTTTTGAGCAATcaaagcaaaataaattttctcacAAAAATCTGTCCTTAGAACTTGGTAACACAGAAAAGACGAATACAGCATCTTACTGGGTTCCACAAAAATCAGCTACAATAAATGATTTAAGTCGAATTCAACTAAATAACTATGATGATGATACTGAAAAGATGTATACAAAGAATATTGACACAGCGGATGATTATGAACATATGTCTGATGTCTCAGAAAAAGTTTCCAATGTTAATTACGGACAACGTAAAAACGTTAACATAAAAGAACATAATTTATCCAGTGTAAGCTACACAATGGAAGTAAATCCAGATGATCCAACTGAGACGGATATAGATGTTTTTAATGTTAGTAATATTGATGGAGGATCAGATGGTGCAGTTAGTGAAGCAGGAACATATACAATCCATAAAGATTACACTGATGAAGAAAAAGCAAGAATGGATATTGATAAAGTATTCAGTGTAGGCGTTTTAACTGCAGATGAAAAAAGTGAAGCATGTATTCATAGTTTTAAG atGTGTGTCTCAAGAGATAATAATACATGGATATCAGAATGGGCCACGCAAGTTGCGGAACACAATTCTCTTCCATCTGGAATTGATGGATCAACTAGTTATACTCCACCGCTAAGTCCTTCCAAAATACCATCCCCTATTCATAGTAGATCTCAAAGACTGGCTCGTAGTCGCTAT AAAGATGGTAATTTAAATACAGAATCATACCTCAGAATAAGGGAAAGAATTGGTTTAATTTCGAACCAAAATGTAATGATTGATTCTGGGGGAGAATCAGATGATGATACCAGTAACAGTTACAATACACCTCCACAAAGTTCACAACAAACACCAGTGCATGGTTCTTTAGCAAGAAGAGGAAGCTTGTCTGAATCTCTTTTTAGAAGGATTAATACCAATGAAGCTCGAAAAAGTATTCGCAAATACTTAAACTTGAACAAATCAAAGACTGAGGATGCAGGTGCAGAATTAAGTAGTCCGTCCAAAGATTTTGCTTCCCTTCACATAGGAAGACGAAGTAGTTCCTTGGACAG gAGAGGATGTACATCTAATGTAACAGAATGTAATACGTCCAAAAAAAGTGGTGCAAAGTATTACCAAGATGATGaaattaaatatccaaatagTCCTGTTTTAAGTCATTTAAGACCGTCTACACCAAAATTAACTAACAGTCCAATTGTAGCGCGTAAAACAGTTACGAAAATAGTTAATTCGCCAGTATTAGAAAGAACTAAACATTTAGCAAAATCTTCTCCTCAAGCTAAAAATATTGGGTATTTTACTTGTGTTGAAAATAG tCCATACATGTTAAGGAAATCTAATAGTACCGCAAGTTACCATGAAGGAAACGTTGGCTTTAATAATAaggaaatgttaataaaaactgACAGTGTTCTTCAAAATAGTCCAATTCTTCAACGTAACTTAAGTATCCAAAGATCATGTAGTAATGCAAATAttagaaacataaaatcacaaagccAATCATCTCGTCGTAGTAGTTTCAATAGTAGCGATATTGATAAAACATCTTCAGGAGGAAGATATCTCGCTGCTTCTGATAGCAGTAGCGAGGCCGGTGAACAACAAGCAAAGTCTTCGTTAGTTTCAGTATCTTCTGGAATTAAATTAAACCGAGCTTTTAGTATCAGAAGAGCTag ATTAAACTGTGAATCTGATACTACACCAAATACTACACCGGAAGAAAGGCGTAGAAGAGcacaaagtgaaataaaatCAACAACTACAACAAAACAACAAGGCTATCATAGAAGCCGTGCAAGTAATGTGAATACACATAATAAAGAGTCTGTCAAAAAATCAGAACTTCCAAAACCTAGAGCTGTATCAATATCAAGAACTGATAGTACTAGACTGAGTATGAGAGTGCCAAAATCAACTCAT CATGCTTCCGTTGTACAACGTCCTAATCAAAAAACAACTAAAGATCAGAAATCTGGTAGAAGTAATTCAACattaacttcaaaagaagtggaatttcaaaattggaaaaGAAGAAAGAGTTACGATCCAATGAAAGCAGCTGCCGAAGgtagaaaaaaattaatagatAATACAAAAAAGCATCACAGTACAGAAGATAGTTCAGGAAA TCATGATAATTCCGTATTACGATCGGCAAGTTTTCATGGAACTGGCGGTGCTCTTTCATTAACCAGTGAATGGTCTGACAACGAATTAAATATTGCTCAAAATGACCGTCACGTACCGCCACCATGCAGTCCACAGTTG GAAAGCGATAGTGATTTAGAAACATCATATTACCTACAAACAACGCAAAATGTAGTATCAGCCATGTCAGCTCGTATAACTGTCTGTCATTCGCCTTTAATAGATTCAGATAATGAAAGCGATGAGGATACTAGTCATAGCCTACATAAAAGTGTACCAAAAACATTACATGAGCATACTGATACAGAAAGTAGTGACGATCGTCAGCCTAATGTACAGAGTACTGTTCCAAATACTAAATACAATAAAACACTTAG TTTGCGCAGAGCGCGGGTAGaattacaaccttcgaaattgtccacaaatgtaaataaaaatagatcAGTCGTGTACGATACCCGAGATAAATCTGAACCTACAACAGGTATTAGTAGAACTGATTCTGGGCGTTTTAGTATACGGTCAAGTAGAACCAATCCA GGATCTAAAGTAAAACCAAAAGATGCAAAAAAGTCTACAACGCCTAATGCAAGGGAGGTCGAAATGCAAAATTGGAAACGTCGTAAAAGTTATGATCCTATGAAAGCAGCAATGGAAGGGAGAAGAAAAGCAGGCTTAGCAAAAAAAAATGCGAATGCTAATCTTTCCCCAAG TAATGTTGCAAGATCTCGCAGCTTCCATGGCTCTTCAGGATTCAGAGTCAGTGATTGGAGTGAAGAAGAATTGGCTATATCTGCAGATGAAACCACAGTTTGTTAA
- the LOC100877313 gene encoding uncharacterized protein LOC100877313 isoform X1: MEVEKNTSKQVDTQLSTSNSAEFNNSIQKDNENIENVENSLSSLKNVMIETEKHEDTTIYAQLDDPEIYVKDVEDNRILTNEEGKECTESEEKEFSENATVSRNNCKTEQLNTMPENSTDGHVSQPPLAFTIDFGNKEVDTTKYQNLFERYNARHKRNLSTSKVEINTKKPGTLGSSNLMQKQKVSSTHSEGYFSSEDDTKRKTDQLSEKLKQLGSKSFLKSSNASKKFEFTVKASNFQNKQDTMTRSFEQSKQNKFSHKNLSLELGNTEKTNTASYWVPQKSATINDLSRIQLNNYDDDTEKMYTKNIDTADDYEHMSDVSEKVSNVNYGQRKNVNIKEHNLSSVSYTMEVNPDDPTETDIDVFNVSNIDGGSDGAVSEAGTYTIHKDYTDEEKARMDIDKVFSVGVLTADEKSEACIHSFKMCVSRDNNTWISEWATQVAEHNSLPSGIDGSTSYTPPLSPSKIPSPIHSRSQRLARSRYEQKDGNLNTESYLRIRERIGLISNQNVMIDSGGESDDDTSNSYNTPPQSSQQTPVHGSLARRGSLSESLFRRINTNEARKSIRKYLNLNKSKTEDAGAELSSPSKDFASLHIGRRSSSLDRRGCTSNVTECNTSKKSGAKYYQDDEIKYPNSPVLSHLRPSTPKLTNSPIVARKTVTKIVNSPVLERTKHLAKSSPQAKNIGYFTCVENSPYMLRKSNSTASYHEGNVGFNNKEMLIKTDSVLQNSPILQRNLSIQRSCSNANIRNIKSQSQSSRRSSFNSSDIDKTSSGGRYLAASDSSSEAGEQQAKSSLVSVSSGIKLNRAFSIRRARLNCESDTTPNTTPEERRRRAQSEIKSTTTTKQQGYHRSRASNVNTHNKESVKKSELPKPRAVSISRTDSTRLSMRVPKSTHHASVVQRPNQKTTKDQKSGRSNSTLTSKEVEFQNWKRRKSYDPMKAAAEGRKKLIDNTKKHHSTEDSSGNHDNSVLRSASFHGTGGALSLTSEWSDNELNIAQNDRHVPPPCSPQLESDSDLETSYYLQTTQNVVSAMSARITVCHSPLIDSDNESDEDTSHSLHKSVPKTLHEHTDTESSDDRQPNVQSTVPNTKYNKTLSLRRARVELQPSKLSTNVNKNRSVVYDTRDKSEPTTGISRTDSGRFSIRSSRTNPGSKVKPKDAKKSTTPNAREVEMQNWKRRKSYDPMKAAMEGRRKAGLAKKNANANLSPSNVARSRSFHGSSGFRVSDWSEEELAISADETTVC; the protein is encoded by the exons ATGGAAGTAGAAAAGAATACCTCAAAACAGGTTGACACTCAACTCTCGACAAGTAATTCGGCGGAATTTAATAACAGCATTCAAAAAGATAACGAAAACATTGAAAATGTTGAGAATTCATTATCatctttaaaaaatgtaatgatTGAAACCGAAAAACATGAGGATACTACTATATATGCTCAACTGGATGATCCtgaaatttatgtaaaagaTGTAGAAGATAATCGGATATTAACAAACGAAGAAGGCAAAGAATGTACTGAAAGCGAGGAGAAAGAATTCTCAGAAAATGCAACAGTTTCTAGGAACAATTGTAAGACTGAACAGTTAAACACAATGCCAGAAAATTCTACTGATGGACATGTATCCCAACCTCCATTAGCCTTTACAATTGATTTTGGCAATAAAGAAGTTGATACAACCaagtatcaaaatttatttgagaGATACAATGCTAGacataaaagaaatttatcCACATCCAAG gtagaaataaatacaaaaaaaccTGGTACTTTGGGCTCTTCAAATTTAATGCAAAAACAAAAAGTTTCTAGTACACATTCTGAGGGTTATTTTAGCAGCGAAGATGATACTAAGCGTAAAACAGATCAGTTGTCAGAGAAACTGAAGCAGCTAg gttcaaaatcatttttaaaatcatcTAATGcttcaaaaaaatttgaatttactgTAAaagcatcaaattttcaaaataaacaagatACGATGACCAGATCTTTTGAGCAATcaaagcaaaataaattttctcacAAAAATCTGTCCTTAGAACTTGGTAACACAGAAAAGACGAATACAGCATCTTACTGGGTTCCACAAAAATCAGCTACAATAAATGATTTAAGTCGAATTCAACTAAATAACTATGATGATGATACTGAAAAGATGTATACAAAGAATATTGACACAGCGGATGATTATGAACATATGTCTGATGTCTCAGAAAAAGTTTCCAATGTTAATTACGGACAACGTAAAAACGTTAACATAAAAGAACATAATTTATCCAGTGTAAGCTACACAATGGAAGTAAATCCAGATGATCCAACTGAGACGGATATAGATGTTTTTAATGTTAGTAATATTGATGGAGGATCAGATGGTGCAGTTAGTGAAGCAGGAACATATACAATCCATAAAGATTACACTGATGAAGAAAAAGCAAGAATGGATATTGATAAAGTATTCAGTGTAGGCGTTTTAACTGCAGATGAAAAAAGTGAAGCATGTATTCATAGTTTTAAG atGTGTGTCTCAAGAGATAATAATACATGGATATCAGAATGGGCCACGCAAGTTGCGGAACACAATTCTCTTCCATCTGGAATTGATGGATCAACTAGTTATACTCCACCGCTAAGTCCTTCCAAAATACCATCCCCTATTCATAGTAGATCTCAAAGACTGGCTCGTAGTCGCTAT GAACAGAAAGATGGTAATTTAAATACAGAATCATACCTCAGAATAAGGGAAAGAATTGGTTTAATTTCGAACCAAAATGTAATGATTGATTCTGGGGGAGAATCAGATGATGATACCAGTAACAGTTACAATACACCTCCACAAAGTTCACAACAAACACCAGTGCATGGTTCTTTAGCAAGAAGAGGAAGCTTGTCTGAATCTCTTTTTAGAAGGATTAATACCAATGAAGCTCGAAAAAGTATTCGCAAATACTTAAACTTGAACAAATCAAAGACTGAGGATGCAGGTGCAGAATTAAGTAGTCCGTCCAAAGATTTTGCTTCCCTTCACATAGGAAGACGAAGTAGTTCCTTGGACAG gAGAGGATGTACATCTAATGTAACAGAATGTAATACGTCCAAAAAAAGTGGTGCAAAGTATTACCAAGATGATGaaattaaatatccaaatagTCCTGTTTTAAGTCATTTAAGACCGTCTACACCAAAATTAACTAACAGTCCAATTGTAGCGCGTAAAACAGTTACGAAAATAGTTAATTCGCCAGTATTAGAAAGAACTAAACATTTAGCAAAATCTTCTCCTCAAGCTAAAAATATTGGGTATTTTACTTGTGTTGAAAATAG tCCATACATGTTAAGGAAATCTAATAGTACCGCAAGTTACCATGAAGGAAACGTTGGCTTTAATAATAaggaaatgttaataaaaactgACAGTGTTCTTCAAAATAGTCCAATTCTTCAACGTAACTTAAGTATCCAAAGATCATGTAGTAATGCAAATAttagaaacataaaatcacaaagccAATCATCTCGTCGTAGTAGTTTCAATAGTAGCGATATTGATAAAACATCTTCAGGAGGAAGATATCTCGCTGCTTCTGATAGCAGTAGCGAGGCCGGTGAACAACAAGCAAAGTCTTCGTTAGTTTCAGTATCTTCTGGAATTAAATTAAACCGAGCTTTTAGTATCAGAAGAGCTag ATTAAACTGTGAATCTGATACTACACCAAATACTACACCGGAAGAAAGGCGTAGAAGAGcacaaagtgaaataaaatCAACAACTACAACAAAACAACAAGGCTATCATAGAAGCCGTGCAAGTAATGTGAATACACATAATAAAGAGTCTGTCAAAAAATCAGAACTTCCAAAACCTAGAGCTGTATCAATATCAAGAACTGATAGTACTAGACTGAGTATGAGAGTGCCAAAATCAACTCAT CATGCTTCCGTTGTACAACGTCCTAATCAAAAAACAACTAAAGATCAGAAATCTGGTAGAAGTAATTCAACattaacttcaaaagaagtggaatttcaaaattggaaaaGAAGAAAGAGTTACGATCCAATGAAAGCAGCTGCCGAAGgtagaaaaaaattaatagatAATACAAAAAAGCATCACAGTACAGAAGATAGTTCAGGAAA TCATGATAATTCCGTATTACGATCGGCAAGTTTTCATGGAACTGGCGGTGCTCTTTCATTAACCAGTGAATGGTCTGACAACGAATTAAATATTGCTCAAAATGACCGTCACGTACCGCCACCATGCAGTCCACAGTTG GAAAGCGATAGTGATTTAGAAACATCATATTACCTACAAACAACGCAAAATGTAGTATCAGCCATGTCAGCTCGTATAACTGTCTGTCATTCGCCTTTAATAGATTCAGATAATGAAAGCGATGAGGATACTAGTCATAGCCTACATAAAAGTGTACCAAAAACATTACATGAGCATACTGATACAGAAAGTAGTGACGATCGTCAGCCTAATGTACAGAGTACTGTTCCAAATACTAAATACAATAAAACACTTAG TTTGCGCAGAGCGCGGGTAGaattacaaccttcgaaattgtccacaaatgtaaataaaaatagatcAGTCGTGTACGATACCCGAGATAAATCTGAACCTACAACAGGTATTAGTAGAACTGATTCTGGGCGTTTTAGTATACGGTCAAGTAGAACCAATCCA GGATCTAAAGTAAAACCAAAAGATGCAAAAAAGTCTACAACGCCTAATGCAAGGGAGGTCGAAATGCAAAATTGGAAACGTCGTAAAAGTTATGATCCTATGAAAGCAGCAATGGAAGGGAGAAGAAAAGCAGGCTTAGCAAAAAAAAATGCGAATGCTAATCTTTCCCCAAG TAATGTTGCAAGATCTCGCAGCTTCCATGGCTCTTCAGGATTCAGAGTCAGTGATTGGAGTGAAGAAGAATTGGCTATATCTGCAGATGAAACCACAGTTTGTTAA